In Halarcobacter mediterraneus, the following proteins share a genomic window:
- the rplI gene encoding 50S ribosomal protein L9: MKVLLLKDVNGTGKEGDVVEVKDGYGKNFLIGKGLALLATNEVLNKYKAQQRKKAEIEAQEIAEAKELAEKLNSTKLTIKHKVGANGHLIGSVTNKEISEELSTQYGIELDKKAITLKAKIKAEGIFEVDCKLGHGIHATLKVDIIGVQ; this comes from the coding sequence ATGAAAGTATTATTATTAAAAGATGTAAATGGAACTGGAAAAGAAGGTGATGTAGTTGAGGTAAAAGATGGCTATGGTAAAAATTTTTTAATTGGAAAAGGTCTTGCTTTACTTGCAACTAATGAAGTTTTAAATAAATATAAAGCACAACAAAGAAAAAAAGCAGAAATTGAAGCACAAGAAATTGCAGAAGCAAAAGAGTTAGCTGAAAAACTAAATTCTACAAAATTAACTATTAAACATAAAGTTGGAGCTAATGGACATTTAATAGGTTCAGTTACAAATAAGGAAATTAGTGAAGAGTTAAGTACTCAATATGGAATTGAACTTGATAAAAAAGCTATTACATTAAAAGCTAAAATAAAAGCAGAAGGTATTTTTGAAGTTGATTGTAAATTAGGGCATGGTATTCATGCAACATTAAAAGTGGATATTATAGGAGTTCAATAG